In Salvelinus namaycush isolate Seneca chromosome 20, SaNama_1.0, whole genome shotgun sequence, the following proteins share a genomic window:
- the si:ch211-112f3.4 gene encoding EF-hand and coiled-coil domain-containing protein 1, with protein MKSSRGTVATPSFQSSPRAARQSEWLRSALAHHHCPDPGVENEIVVLATGIDQYLQEVFHHLVYPKQDDVVSAEDFTVLCSVLGLTGEESETRDGEKEEEGDDDEEGQGICSGLPRELAFRDFHSRLCGYFRVRERDGTGPGVMRLPVTEETEHIEREIRLRWPRVRRRKCVSFDLTREQTGRRPVPKAHNRETGSSELHHKTGQTETECVALRELVEDLRSALQGSDARCLALEVALRRQRGPARLTMHHSNVATSNTHTTSNIPIANAQGRERGAPNPPKEVIPNPNPQGRGCGVGEERVAGRRGSKDPILRELQLIRSSRDGQLEEAIRFNQRLEEELGWAYGEARRLEGVESRLRQENAEIRRRTEEAREALREGLKKVRLIQKQAQDVPQLQSRVTQLESDIQEYRSQCTCRGSHASPPREPMDDTCLQRAVEGRAASDEEEEERERRKEEREEGQCCLLEVKRLINRLHNCGKGCQNTTAHHLLLSQNLLLDNQNNLHGNDLLTIPRGRSRRGHTYQEERETELEKRHEEVEGLRLEVQMVETERVRLSLLEEKLTDTLTLLLQLRIKGVSRRSLGKMLMDTLDVCSKSGHSPSHVLQVVNAFCAQLSSNELLQDGVGVGGEGGGVGGEARVSVSTSQRPSSTAKPLAHLLFRQHTTLSSHQTPQLPSMNTT; from the exons ATGAAGAGCTCAAGAGGTACAGTAGCGACGCCATCTTTCCAGTCCTCTCCAAGGGCTGCGCGGCAGAGCGAGTGGCTGCGGAGCGCTCTGGCCCACCATCACTGCCCCGACCCCGGCGTGGAGAACGAAATAGTGGTCCTGGCCACGGGGATTGACCAGTACCTCCAGGAGGTGTTTCACCACTTGGTTTACCCCAAACAAGACGACGTGGTCTCGGCAGAGGACTTCACTGTGCTTTGCTCAGTGCTGGGGCTTACCGGAGAGGAAAGTGAgacaagagatggagagaaggaagaggagggagatgatgatgaggagggtCAAGGTATTTGCTCGGGGCTCCCTCGCGAGCTGGCCTTTAGGGACTTCCATTCGCGGCTATGCGGTTATTTCCGCGTCCGAGAGCGCGATGGAACTGGACCTGGGGTCATGCGCCTCCCAGTTACAGAGGAGACAGAGCACATTGAGCGCGAGATCCGGCTTCGGTGGCCGCGGGTCAGGCGAAGGAAATGTGTCAGTTTCGACCTCACAAGAGAACAAACCGGGAGGAGGCCCGTGCCCAAGGCGCACAACCGTGAAACGGGTTCATCAGAACTACATCATAAAACAG GCCAGACAGAAACGGAGTGTGTGGCTCTGAGGGAGCTGGTTGAGGACCTGCGCTCTGCTCTACAGGGCAGTGATGCTCGCTGCCTGGCTCTGGAAGTCGCATTACGACGACAGAGGGGCCCAGCCAGGCTTACCATGCACCACTCCAATGTAGCGACTTCAAACACACATACAACCTCAAACATACCAATTGCAAATGCCCAGGGACGAGAGAGGGGTGCACCTAACCCCCCAAAAGAAGTGATCCCAAATCCAAACCCCCAGGGCCGAGGGTGCGGGGTGGGGGAAGAGAGGGTAGCAGGGAGACGGGGCTCCAAAGACCCTATCCTCAGGGAGCTGCAGCTGATTCGCTCCTCACGTGACGGACAGCTGGAGGAGGCAATCAGGTTCAACCAGCGGCTGGAGGAGGAGCTTGGCTGGGCATATGGGGAGGCTCGCAGGCTGGAGGGGGTGGAGTCTCGTCTACGGCAGGAGAACGCTGAGATCAG GCGGAGAACAGAAGAGGCGAGGGAGGCTCTCAGAGAGGGGCTCAAGAAGGTGAGACTGATCCAGAAACAGGCTCAGGACGTCCCTCAGCTCCAGAGCAGAGTCACACAGCTGGAATCAGACATTCAAGAGTACAG ATCACAGTGCACCTGCAGAGGAAGCCACGCCTCACCGCCTCGAGAGCCCATGGACGACACCTGCCTCCAGCGAGCGGTGGAGGGGAGAGCTGCCTCGgacgaggaagaggaagagagggagaggaggaaggaggagagggaggaaggacagTGCTGCCTTTTGGAGGTGAAAAGGCTCATCAACAGACTGCACAACTGTGGTAAAGG gTGTCAGAATACAACAGCCCACCACTTGCTACTCTCCCAGAACCTCCTCCTTGACAACCAGAACAATCTCCATGGCAATGACCTCCTCACGATCCCCAGGGGGCGgagccgcagaggtcacacttatcaggaggagagggagaccgagttagagaag AGGCatgaggaggtggaggggttGAGGTTGGAGGTTCAGatggtggagacagagagagtacgTCTGTCACTTTTGGAGGAGAAACTGACAGACACACTAACACTGCTACTGCAGCTACGCATCAAG GGTGTCTCTCGTAGGTCTCTGGGGAAGATGCTGATGGACACTCTGGATGTCTGCAGCAAGAGTGGACATAGCCCATCCCATGTGCTGCAGGTGGTCAATGCCTTCTGTGCCCAGCTTTCGTCCAATGAGCTGCTGCAAGATGGGGTAGGAGTGGGAGGGGAAGGTGGCGGGGTAGGAGGAGAGGCACGAGTATCTGTGTCTACAAGCCAGAGACCCTCAAGCACCGCCAAACCCCTTGCGCATCTCCTGTTTAGACAACACACAACCCTCTCTTCTCACCAAACTCCCCAACTCCCCTCCATGAACACTACATAA